Below is a genomic region from Candidatus Omnitrophota bacterium.
TGTATCGCCATCAACCGCTGAAAGCGAAGAAAGAAGGCGGAAAAACCATTTATTCCCTCGCCGGAGATAAAAAAATCGTTTTCTCTCTCTTCGGCCTAATCGGCGAAAGTAGCCTTCCCGAATCGTTTCCCGTTTATGGCTGCGACTCCGATGGCGGGATGCGGCTTGTGGGCGCAGTAGATAAGAACGGCGATTTCGGCGAATACAAATACGATGGGAGCGAGTTGCGCCAGACCTGCGTATGGCGGGATTGGAAATCGCCTTCCTCCATTTTCTTTTTGGAGAACGGCGCCTATTTGGCCTATTATCGCGAGGGGGATAAGTATGCCTTTTTATCACCGGGATCGTCCGAACCGTTATTCGAATTCGGCATTGGCGATTTGCTTGACCTCATCCCCAAAGACATGAATTACATGGGCAATAAGACGATTCTTCCTCTAACCTGGAATCCGTCGCTGCCTTGTCTTGTTTATTTCAATATGGAAGGATTCCCCGTTTTCGAAATTCAAGCCGCCGCCGTTACCTCGAAGGACGTTAAGAAGATTTTCAAACTCATCGGTTACAAACACGCCCATCGGCCTTTTGCCGCCGCGCAAAATAACGAAGTCGTTCTTTTCGCTGATTACGAATGGGATTCGGACGTTTATAACGAGGGCTTTCATTTAAAGAAAGAGGAATTGTATTATTCGTCTCGACGCTTGAATAGAACGCCCGGCGCCATAAGCGGCGAGTATCATGCAGTTTCTCTTCCCCAAGGATTCAAATTTTTTTCCAAGCAAACAATCGACGGCAAGTATTTGATTTTTTACAGCGATAACGCATTATGGCGGATGCGCTGGAACGGCGAAAATCTTAAGAAAGTCTTTCCTTGGGAATAAGGGCGTGGCAAAATGGCTCATCGATTCGAGCGACGAGGCGAAAGGAAAGACGATGGGCCGCATCAAAATTCAACGGGCGATTATAAGCGTCTACAATAAGGACGGGATACTAAAACTAGGCCGGGCGCTGGCGGATTGGGGCGTCGATATCCTCTCCACGGGCGGAACCAGCCGCGCTTTGGCCGACGCGGGCATTCCTTATCAGGAAGTGAGCGACTATACCGGCTCGCCGGAAATGCTGGGCGGACGGGTGAAAACGCTGCATCCTATCATTCATGGCGGACTGCTTTTCAAGCGCGAGGACGAAGCCCAAGCGGAGGAAGCGGAGAGTTTCGGCATTCAGCCTATCGATCTCGTCGCCGTCAATCTCTATCCCTTCGAAGCCACCATCGCCAAACCGGGCGTTACGGTTGAAGAGGCAATAGAAAATATCGACATCGGCGGCCCGGCAATGATCCGCTCCGCGGGCAAGAATTTTCGTTCCGTCGCCGTGCTTACCGATCCTGCCGACTACGATCCCTTTATCGATGAAATGAAAGAGACGGGCGAAATCGGCCTCAATACGCGGCGGCGTCTGGCCGCCAAGGCATTCGACCATGTGAGCCGTTACGACGAAGCTATCACGAACTATCTCGCCTCGCTGACGGCTTGACCAACCGTGTCAGAATCGGATGGCGCAAGAGATAGCATATTTCATTATGCGATGAAGAACAGGATTATACCATTCTGCGTTAGGATTGTTGCTTATAAATTCCCTCGCCCTTTGGGAGAGGGTTAGGGTGAGGGAAATATAAGTCTAATAATATCAACCCTCACCTAACCTCTCCCAATCTTGGGAGAGGAATTTTTAAAACAACATTATTAATGCAGGTTGATATTATTCGCCCTTAGCAAAGACGAACGCCTCGAAATTTTCCGAAAATAGGCGCTTCACGTCCTTCCGGATTTCTTCTTCCGCGATCGTCCATCCCGCATCCGCCAAGTCTTCGTATTTATCCGCAAGGACTTTAGCGATGATCTTGCGCGAATGCGCCCATTTGTAAATCATCTGATCCAGCACGCGGGCGTCGGAATGTTGGGGGATGAAGCTGAGTCCCAATAGTTCCAAGCGCATTCGCGTCATCTCTTCGATCAAGGAGGGATTGTTGAGAAACCACCAACAGCCAAAAGGCAGCAGGTTAGGGAATTTCCGAGCGGTTACGCAGAATTCGTGCTGGTTCTCCCGGCTGAGAAACGTCGCTAGGAAACGGTTATTGGGATAATTGGCGCAGAGGTTGGCCAGGCTGACGATATCCGACGCTCCCACGCCGTCCCCCGCCAGTTTCAGCGCCGGATTGATTTGCCGCCTCACGCCGATCATGAGCGCGAAGGGCAATCGGCGCTCGCGAGCGAAGGGAATGATGCAGGAATCGATGATGCAGGTCGCCTCTTCGCCGTCCGGATAAGAGAACGCTGGCGTTAGAGATACCGCCAAGTAAAGGGGTTTCATACGGTCGGCCCAATCTTCCAGAAAACGCCGGACTTGCGCCATGTCGGCGTCGTTCAAGGCGGGTCCGGCTTCGTAGCCTTGTTCGCGCAAGAGGTTGGAGGTCAAATCCCATCCCATCAAGAGCGGATCCACCCGCAGCGCCGTCCGCAAGCGGGGATGATGAGCGCCTGTCTTCAACCAGAATTCCCGTTCGGTTTTGTCGAAGGGATCGTTGGTCATGACGGCGTAACGGACGTTGGCTTTTTGGAATACGGTTTCGATATAGTCTTCGATTTTTTGTTCGCGAAAGTAGGCGCGGATTTTATTTAAATTGCGTTCTCCGCCGCCGATTCCCAGCGTTTGCAATACGGTCAGCACGCCCCGGCAGGCTTCGGAAACCGGCGACCGCCGCAAAAACAATTCCCGCCAAATCAAATCGGCCTGCTCGGTTTTCGGCATCTTCCAAAACGAAGCGATGGAGACGTCCGCCACGCGCATGGTCTCGGCGACGAGGTAATGATAGGTCAATAACTCATCAATGCCCCATAAAAGCAGCGGCCCGAATGAGGGGGGATAGATATGAGTGTGCATATCG
It encodes:
- a CDS encoding glucuronate isomerase gives rise to the protein MIVEKKSLRGTIEKIAAETPIVDMHTHIYPPSFGPLLLWGIDELLTYHYLVAETMRVADVSIASFWKMPKTEQADLIWRELFLRRSPVSEACRGVLTVLQTLGIGGGERNLNKIRAYFREQKIEDYIETVFQKANVRYAVMTNDPFDKTEREFWLKTGAHHPRLRTALRVDPLLMGWDLTSNLLREQGYEAGPALNDADMAQVRRFLEDWADRMKPLYLAVSLTPAFSYPDGEEATCIIDSCIIPFARERRLPFALMIGVRRQINPALKLAGDGVGASDIVSLANLCANYPNNRFLATFLSRENQHEFCVTARKFPNLLPFGCWWFLNNPSLIEEMTRMRLELLGLSFIPQHSDARVLDQMIYKWAHSRKIIAKVLADKYEDLADAGWTIAEEEIRKDVKRLFSENFEAFVFAKGE